A region from the Rosa rugosa chromosome 6, drRosRugo1.1, whole genome shotgun sequence genome encodes:
- the LOC133715651 gene encoding B3 domain-containing transcription factor NGA1-like, translating to MEYFVQGDQKGYSDKEEDQEEEEEDKNHIINSKYLSPSYNYGSSSSSSQTPEAINFMDLSLRNAKDNDNNNNNNNNDWPPNSEREHMFDKVVTPSDVGKLNRLVIPKQHAEKYFPLDSSTNEKGLLLNFQDRTGKPWRFRYSYWNSSQSYVMTKGWSRFVKDKKLDAGDIVSFERSVRDSNVLYIDWKRRPPPPLPPNQTSLWGGGGRFYSLQRPPLMSMPLRHHEHFHYNIHHPYHHQYQYHQINPYQLQQQQQQQQQYYHHRGISPAVVIDSVPLVQHHHHHHGKNMSPTTNKRLRLFGVNMEYSPMQEDEPEQCQILSSTVASLSPHQHHHHHHLPSSSLSQPLELRLPNYAAPLAGSADQLLSEKGKSTSLSFYSDP from the coding sequence ATGGAGTACTTTGTGCAAGGAGATCAAAAAGGGTATTCTGATAAAGAAGAGGatcaagaagaggaagaagaagacaagaacCACATCATTAACAGTAAGTACTTATCTCCTTCTTACAATTATgggtcatcatcatcctcctcccaaACCCCAGAAGCCATAAACTTCATGGACTTGTCACTAAGAAATGCGAAAGACAacgacaacaacaacaacaacaacaacaacgatTGGCCCCCAAACAGTGAGCGAGAGCACATGTTTGACAAAGTTGTTACCCCAAGTGATGTGGGCAAGCTCAACCGTCTAGtgatcccaaaacaacatgccGAGAAGTACTTCCCACTTGATTCGTCCACCAACGAGAAGGGTCTGTTATTAAACTTCCAGGACCGGACTGGGAAGCCGTGGCGGTTCAGGTACTCTTACTGGAACAGTAGCCAGAGCTATGTGATGACCAAAGGCTGGAGCCGGTTTGTCAAGGACAAGAAGCTTGATGCTGGTGACATTGTGTCCTTCGAGCGGAGTGTAAGGGACTCAAATGTCTTGTACATTGACTGGAAACGCCGCCCTCCGCCTCCTCTACCCCCTAATCAAACTTCTCTCTGGGGAGGTGGAGGGCGATTTTACTCGCTGCAGCGGCCTCCACTAATGTCAATGCCGCTGCGGCATCACGAGCATTTTCATTACAACATTCACCATCCATACCATCACCAGTATCAGTATCATCAGATCAACCCCTACCaactgcagcagcagcagcagcaacaacaacaatactACCACCACAGAGGAATTAGTCCCGCCGTGGTGATTGATTCAGTGCCACTGGTCCaacatcatcaccatcaccatggTAAAAATATGAGTCCTACTACTAATAAGCGGCTTAGGCTGTTTGGTGTGAACATGGAGTACAGTCCAATGCAAGAAGATGAACCAGAACAATGTCAGATATTGTCTTCCACAGTGGCTTCGCTCTCTCCAcatcaacatcatcatcatcatcaccttcCTTCTTCTTCGCTTTCTCAACCTCTGGAATTAAGGCTGCCCAATTATGCTGCCCCACTGGCCGGTTCAGCGGATCAGCTGCTTTCTGAAAAGGGAAAATCTACTTCCTTGTCGTTTTATTCGGATCCCTAA